The proteins below come from a single Leptolyngbya iicbica LK genomic window:
- a CDS encoding heavy metal translocating P-type ATPase, translating into MQQTLQITGMSCAGCASSVEKAIHQIDGVENCIVNFGTEQATVEFNDQRLKLQDIQQAVARAGYGAEPITEFWEMSAERDPSADPHTQELRRKTLFGGVMSAIIVFGSIPMMTGLQIGWIPMWLHHPWVQWALATPVMVWCGRDFFVGAWHSWQRRTADMNTLVALGTGTAYIYSLVITIAPQLVTNQGIEVAVYYEAAVVIITLLLLGRWLEQRAKNHTSDAIRHLMGLQAKTARVLRQGQVVDIPIQAVVVGDVVLVRPGEKIPVDGEVIEGQSTVDESMVTGESMPVSKGSGDPVIGATINKTGSFQFRASRVGKDTVLAQIVQLVQAAQNSKAPIQKLADRVTSWFVPTVMAIALVTFLVWLLTTGNLTLSLITTVSVLIIACPCALGLATPTSIMVGTGKGAENGILIRGGDSLQQAHRINTLVLDKTGTLTAGQPTVTDFVSVGGTANQNELKLLRLVAAVEQNSEHPLAEAIVQYAQRQEIEVNALPPVSEFEAIAGCGVQGRVSDRWVQIGTPRWMHDLNIDIERLAARETALASQAKTTALIAVDGQIEGLLAIADTLKPNSQSAVNRLQKLGLEVIMLTGDNRHTADALAREVGIRQVIAEVHPDQKAAKIRELQDAGKVVAMVGDGINDAPALAQADVGIAIGTGTDVAMSASDITLISGDLRGIATAIQLSNATLRNIRQNLFFAFIYNVIGIPIAAGILYPVTGWLLNPIIAGAAMAFSSVSVVTNALRLKRFQPH; encoded by the coding sequence ATGCAACAGACTTTGCAAATTACCGGCATGAGCTGTGCCGGCTGTGCCAGCAGTGTTGAAAAAGCCATCCATCAGATTGACGGAGTCGAAAATTGCATCGTCAACTTTGGCACCGAGCAAGCCACCGTCGAATTTAATGACCAGCGGCTGAAGCTGCAAGACATTCAGCAGGCGGTGGCACGAGCCGGCTACGGAGCCGAACCCATCACCGAGTTTTGGGAAATGTCGGCAGAGCGCGACCCCTCGGCTGACCCACACACCCAAGAATTGCGCCGCAAGACGTTATTTGGCGGTGTCATGAGCGCCATCATTGTCTTTGGCTCGATTCCTATGATGACGGGGCTGCAGATTGGCTGGATTCCCATGTGGCTGCACCACCCCTGGGTGCAATGGGCCTTGGCGACCCCTGTTATGGTGTGGTGTGGGCGCGACTTTTTTGTCGGCGCGTGGCACAGTTGGCAGCGACGCACCGCCGATATGAATACGCTCGTAGCGCTAGGCACAGGGACGGCGTACATTTACTCCCTGGTCATCACGATTGCCCCGCAACTCGTTACTAATCAAGGCATTGAGGTTGCCGTTTACTACGAGGCGGCGGTCGTCATTATTACCCTGCTGTTGCTGGGCCGCTGGCTCGAGCAGCGAGCCAAAAACCACACCTCTGACGCCATTCGTCACTTGATGGGGCTGCAAGCCAAAACCGCCCGCGTCTTACGCCAAGGCCAAGTGGTGGATATTCCCATTCAGGCGGTCGTTGTGGGGGACGTGGTGTTGGTGCGTCCGGGAGAAAAAATTCCCGTAGATGGGGAAGTGATCGAAGGGCAATCGACGGTGGATGAGTCGATGGTGACGGGGGAGTCGATGCCAGTGAGCAAAGGTTCGGGCGATCCCGTGATTGGGGCCACGATCAACAAAACGGGTAGTTTTCAGTTCCGAGCGTCACGGGTGGGCAAAGACACCGTTCTGGCCCAGATTGTGCAGTTGGTGCAAGCCGCACAAAATTCCAAAGCTCCCATTCAAAAACTGGCCGATCGCGTGACCAGTTGGTTTGTGCCGACGGTGATGGCGATCGCGTTAGTCACATTCCTCGTCTGGTTACTGACTACGGGCAACCTGACCCTATCGTTGATTACGACTGTGAGCGTGCTGATTATCGCTTGTCCCTGTGCGTTGGGCCTGGCGACGCCCACCTCCATCATGGTAGGCACGGGCAAAGGGGCGGAAAATGGCATTCTCATTCGCGGCGGCGACAGTTTGCAGCAGGCGCACCGCATCAACACCCTGGTACTCGACAAAACGGGCACGCTGACTGCCGGACAGCCCACCGTGACGGATTTTGTCAGCGTGGGAGGAACGGCCAATCAGAATGAGCTAAAGCTACTGCGCTTAGTCGCTGCCGTCGAGCAAAATTCCGAACATCCCCTGGCAGAAGCGATTGTGCAATACGCTCAACGGCAGGAAATTGAGGTGAATGCGTTGCCCCCGGTTTCTGAATTTGAAGCGATCGCGGGCTGCGGCGTGCAAGGGCGAGTCTCGGATCGCTGGGTGCAAATTGGCACTCCCCGCTGGATGCACGACCTGAACATTGATATCGAACGGCTGGCGGCGCGAGAAACAGCCTTGGCGAGTCAAGCCAAGACGACAGCCCTGATTGCTGTGGACGGACAGATTGAGGGACTGCTGGCGATCGCCGACACCCTGAAACCGAATTCTCAAAGTGCTGTCAATCGGCTGCAAAAGCTAGGCTTGGAAGTCATCATGCTCACGGGCGACAACCGCCACACCGCCGACGCTCTGGCGCGTGAGGTCGGCATTCGGCAAGTTATCGCTGAAGTTCACCCCGACCAAAAAGCCGCCAAGATTCGCGAGTTGCAGGATGCGGGCAAAGTCGTGGCGATGGTGGGGGACGGCATTAATGACGCCCCGGCCCTAGCCCAAGCCGATGTGGGGATCGCGATCGGCACAGGGACGGATGTGGCCATGTCCGCCAGCGACATCACCCTAATTTCCGGTGACCTGCGGGGCATTGCCACCGCGATTCAACTCAGCAATGCGACCCTACGCAACATTCGGCAAAATCTCTTTTTCGCCTTCATTTACAACGTGATTGGTATTCCCATTGCCGCCGGAATCCTGTATCCCGTCACTGGCTGGCTGCTAAATCCCATCATTGCTGGTGCCGCGATGGCGTTTAGCTCAGTTTCTGTGGTGACCAATGCCCTACGCCTGAAGCGATTTCAGCCCCATTAA
- a CDS encoding ABC transporter ATP-binding protein, with protein sequence MPIIDVAALKKVYPIAIKEPGLKGTLNHFFRRQYRNVEAVRQVSFQIEPGEVVGFLGPNGAGKTTTLKMLTGLIHPTSGVVKVAGQVPFRRAPDFLQQITLVMGQKQQLLWDLPAMDSLRINGAIYGLSDRTFRDRVSELATMLDIADKLKQPVRKLSLGERMKAEMLAALIHQPKVLFLDEPTLGLDVNAQVAVREFLKEYNRRYEATILLTSHYMADITALCDRVLLIYQGELIYDGGLDGLLNRFAPYREVKVELAQDADVGKLAQYGEVETLAGCTASLIVQRADLTETVSRMLADLPVQDLTVTDPPIEEVIGRVFQAGAVA encoded by the coding sequence ATGCCCATTATCGACGTTGCAGCACTCAAAAAAGTTTACCCGATCGCGATCAAAGAGCCGGGTCTTAAGGGCACCCTCAACCACTTCTTTCGCCGCCAATATCGCAACGTCGAAGCGGTGCGTCAGGTTTCATTTCAAATTGAACCGGGAGAGGTCGTGGGGTTTCTCGGCCCCAACGGGGCAGGTAAGACGACCACGCTGAAGATGCTTACGGGGCTAATCCATCCGACGAGTGGGGTCGTTAAGGTCGCTGGACAGGTGCCGTTTCGACGCGCTCCCGACTTTTTGCAGCAGATCACCCTGGTGATGGGCCAAAAGCAGCAATTACTTTGGGATTTGCCCGCGATGGATTCGCTGCGGATTAACGGGGCGATTTATGGATTGAGCGATCGCACGTTTCGCGATCGCGTGTCTGAACTGGCCACCATGCTCGACATTGCCGACAAACTCAAACAGCCCGTCCGTAAGCTGTCCCTGGGCGAACGGATGAAGGCGGAAATGCTGGCAGCGTTAATCCACCAGCCTAAAGTCCTGTTTTTGGATGAACCGACCCTTGGGCTAGATGTCAACGCGCAGGTGGCCGTGCGGGAGTTTTTGAAAGAATATAACCGTCGCTATGAGGCGACCATTTTGCTCACCAGTCACTACATGGCGGATATCACAGCGTTATGCGATCGCGTGCTGCTGATTTACCAGGGGGAGTTGATTTACGATGGCGGTCTCGATGGGTTGCTCAACCGCTTTGCCCCCTATCGTGAGGTCAAAGTCGAACTGGCCCAGGATGCCGATGTGGGGAAACTGGCGCAATATGGCGAAGTCGAAACCTTGGCGGGCTGCACGGCCAGTCTGATTGTGCAGCGGGCTGATTTAACCGAAACGGTGTCACGCATGTTGGCCGATCTTCCCGTACAAGACTTGACCGTGACCGATCCCCCGATTGAAGAGGTGATTGGCCGGGTCTTTCAAGCTGGGGCGGTGGCCTGA
- a CDS encoding DUF4864 domain-containing protein gives MSNEITNTDKEAIRRIIIAQIEAFKADDGIQAFLYAAPTIRQQFKSVGNFMRMVRGSYQAVYRPRSVLFGELNEMQGMPAQTVYLMAQTGEIVKAVYLMQQQPSKDWRIAGCFLMPMEEI, from the coding sequence ATGTCCAACGAAATCACCAACACCGATAAAGAAGCCATTCGCCGAATTATTATTGCTCAAATTGAAGCCTTCAAAGCGGACGACGGCATTCAAGCCTTTCTCTATGCGGCACCGACCATTCGGCAACAGTTTAAGAGTGTGGGCAATTTCATGCGCATGGTGCGCGGCTCTTATCAAGCCGTTTATCGTCCCCGCAGTGTTTTGTTTGGGGAGCTGAACGAAATGCAGGGCATGCCTGCCCAAACTGTTTATTTAATGGCGCAAACGGGCGAAATCGTGAAGGCCGTCTATCTGATGCAGCAGCAACCATCAAAAGACTGGCGCATTGCCGGCTGCTTTTTGATGCCGATGGAAGAGATCTAG
- a CDS encoding cupin domain-containing protein — MKQTRLADLATQGVSHNAAIRKKVMLQLGDLPHLTQFAQAQFPPGAIAGAHHHDDLHEVFFVESGTGKIVINGQSHDLIPGVCVAVAPGETHEVCNTGSEVLTLTYFGIRAASA; from the coding sequence ATGAAACAAACCCGTCTTGCTGACCTGGCTACCCAGGGCGTTTCTCATAATGCCGCTATTCGCAAAAAAGTCATGTTGCAATTGGGCGATTTGCCCCATCTCACGCAATTTGCCCAGGCTCAGTTTCCGCCAGGGGCGATCGCCGGTGCTCACCACCACGATGACCTGCACGAAGTCTTTTTCGTGGAGTCAGGCACTGGGAAAATCGTCATCAACGGCCAGTCTCATGACCTCATACCCGGTGTTTGCGTCGCGGTGGCTCCCGGCGAAACCCATGAAGTCTGCAATACCGGTTCAGAAGTATTGACGCTCACTTACTTTGGCATCCGTGCCGCGTCTGCCTAA